Within the Anoplopoma fimbria isolate UVic2021 breed Golden Eagle Sablefish chromosome 21, Afim_UVic_2022, whole genome shotgun sequence genome, the region AACAAACTCTGGATAGTGGTCACACtttgataattaaaaataagttattttttaaataagttaaaagacaaaaagtggCTCAGTCATAAAGGGGTACTAAGAGAATGGAGGAGCAGACTTCACAGTGCGTTTTGGTCAATGCAATTTCGATGTTAATCAAGTATAGCATTCTCATTTTGCCAATTTTTTTACGCTGCTTTAATCCTCACTAGCCTGTAAAATGACTTCTGCATGAGGAAAGGAAGAGGCCAGGTATTTCATTAAGACGTTGAACACCGGGTAGCCttgcacaaaatgaaacaaaaaggtaaacaaagtaGAATGTCAATGACCTTTAAAACTCTGCATATCATTGGGAGGCTAAGATTACAGGCAAACAGGATGCgtatgggggtggggggggattattcacattcacattcacaatgGACAGAGAGGCAACAGTGATGCACTGTACGTGAATTACTAATTCGCCCGTAACTTTGCATTTCATTCCCACATTTAAAGTTCCTCAACTTTTGCCTCCATCAGTTTTGCGAAGAcagatttcacacacacagtgcagtgcTTCCTTCAGACGCTCACTTCACTTCCAGTTATAGGCGGGCACTTGTTTGTGCTAGCTAGCAAACTTCTTTGGTGACTGagagcaactttttttttggacaggTACCGCTTCACTTTTATCAGGCTTGCATTATTTTTTCTGGATATTGTATGCTTTCAAATTCATCTATCCATTAATTCATTCCCACTTAAGTCCTtattaagaaatacatttaagtaaaaagaaaagagcggACTACATGGTTGGTGATTAAAATTCGTAGAAAGGAGAAGTTAAATTGGCAAAACAAAGCTTTACATGACTTTAAGATATTCATTTTATCAACTTTATGATGCGTTTTAAAAACGGCACGAAAAGGATGTAGTGTTATGGAATCGCCTTTTTATCAGGAGCACCAGGGATTCCTTTATcgcaggaggaaaaaaaaaaaaaaaacaggcaatgAAAGTCGTTGGCCAAATGAGGTAAAACTTCTGAAATGttctaaatgaaaaaagttcAAGTTTTGCAAAACCCCTCACAGATTTAGGGGTAACGATCAATGTTGTTTGTGCATTTGAGAGGACTCAACAAAGTGAcgagagggggaaagaaaatggaaacattAGTGCACTTATATCTTGATATGATAAGAGGacaagaaaaggaagaaaaagtttGACTCTGCAGATATAAAATAAGTGTTCATAACCTTACCGCGTAGAAGAACTGAGgtgtaaaacaacaaatggGAATGGCATCGAATTCTCGGCTCTTAGTTACGATCTTTCAATTCACCGGTGCAACCTACATTTCCTTTGGTGGCACTTGATGAACTGGGTTGACACTACACTGCTGAGTCTGTCCACTTACATTTCCTACCCAACTTCCCTATTTAAACCTTGGCTCTGacactttcattttcacttgtatcttttttttttttcttctaactgCACAGCTGTCTGAATATATTATAAACATCAAACTTTTACAATGAAAggttttgtaacatttttgggCCCTAGCCTCTTGTCAAGCGTAGGCTTAAAACAAACACCATCCATGTATTACACTCTGTAATGTGGTcagagtaaaagagagagagagagagagagagagagaatacatcAATTATTATGTGGAGTGTCAGCACACAAAAAGTTAGAGCTATAAATGGTGTATGGGGGGGTGCCACCTTACTACTCCCCGACACGCGGTCAGATGTCCTGTTAGCCAGGAACGGAAGGTCATGGTCAGGTATGGGCACAAAAGAAACGCAAATGTCTGAGAAATGTATATGTACACAAGCAGCTACTCCTGCTCTCTTTTACCACTATAAAATACAGCATCTCTCTCGAATTCTCTTGGccaaacttttacttttcttcttccCGTTCTTCTCTTTGCTGTCCTCCATTTTCCTCGCCCGGATCTCCCTCATCAGGTCAAAGAacacctgtttaaaaaaaaaccacaataagTATGGGTTCACGTCTCCCTGTTGGCTCAATATCAATGAGGTAAACTTGTGCTAGTGAGTCGTACCTTGTCGACGTTGGCACGTGTTTTAGCGGAAGTCTCCACGTAGCACACGCCCCACTGCTCGGCGCGTGCCTTCGCCTCGTCTGCGCTGACCTGCCGTCGGTCGTCCAAATCCGACTTGTTACCGACTAAGAGAAAGGGCACATTCTCGTCCTCCTTCACTCGCAGGATCTGCTCCCTGCAAAAAGAATAGAAGAAATGTCAATCAGCCGTGaattatgtaaaaagaaaacagactacTGCTTGTTAAACTACAGGAGGTAGGGTCGTAGAAAATACAGATTCCTTTTATGAtgttccaaaatgtcaaaacaacaaTGATTGTTTTATGCGTTTTACCAAATGGTCACGGTCATTAAATTGAATGGATGGCTCGAAACATAGTGTGCTACTGGACCTGAAGTCGACTGTTGCTGCAAATGATTCCAGTTCTGTGATGGAGAACACGCAGAGGAAACCTTCGCCGCTGCGGAAGTAGTTATCTCGGATGGCTGCATAGTCCTCCTGTCCAGCTGTGTCGAGGATGTCAATCTGCACCTCCTCTCCGTCCAGCACCACCTTCTTCCTGTAACTGTCTGCTTTGGTGGGCTCATAGTCTTCAACAAACTacaaaggggggaaaaaaaacaacatttatgttAACAACTGTGGTCAATTTGGTTGTGCATTAGACGAACAAGTGAAACTTTCCCTACTTCAACAACATGTGAATTTTACTTGACTGTTGTGATGCAAGTTGCTCACCTCATCATACATGAACTGGAGCGTGAGGGCGGACTTCCCCACCCCTCCGCTGCCCACCATTATCACTTTGTGGAGGGCTAGAGAGTTCTGCCCTTTTGGCTTAGCAGCTGCCATGGCTCTGTGTACCGAGAGATCCGAGTGTGAAAGGTAGAAAGGTCAAGGTGAAGGGAAGGACTGCGAAACGAAGACCGTAAAATCCAGCTGCAACCGAGGGCCGAATGATAATTCCTgtggataaaaagaaaaaagaaatccttagatgtttcatcatcatttcCGAGGCTCTAGATTCCATTTCTGCAGTTAGATCGTGAAGCCATCACTGCGTCTCACAGCTATAAAAATGTAACCAGGAGAAACTGCCATTACACTGTAAATGTAACATTAGTGCACCGGATTATTCTCTCTTCCTGGTTAAGACTACCGCAAGATGAAATGTGATAATGACCGCCAGCACTAGATTGATACTTCAGAAACTGCTttataatctgtgtttttccttaTCGCCCCTCCGTGCAGCTATGCTTCTGCAGAAATATTATATGTCCCATAATGTAGCTTTTAGTGCATACTGTTCCTTTACTTTGTCTTtgcttatttcttttctttaagtcataaaaattgatttcattacaagaaaaaaaaaaaaacactcgaGGCAGCGTTTCCTAACACAATATGCAGATATTATGTGGAagatgtgaaaaatgaaaatttgaagaaaaagggTCTGCCAGAAAAGTGCATCCACGGCCATTCGTATAGATCAGCAAAAACAAGTCGACGGCCTTGTGATTGCGAGGCGATTTTGCAGCCAACTTTCACTTGCTGGAAGTCCAAACATAAATCTACAAAGCTGCGGTGTAATAATACTTGTGGCATCCCTCGAGCAAACCCAACAACATTGATGAAATGCGGACAAGTAGAATTAACTACTTTACATCATGACAAACAGTAGGCAAATTCCACTAAGCCGAGAGGACCCTGTGAAAGCCATtcagcaaataaatatatatttcttctgGGTAACATCTGGCTGTATTGAAATGTGGAATCTGGATGGAAATGTGACATGTGCCAAAGCCATTTAGTGGTCAGGTTTCCCATCCATACTGGACAGTCCAGGAACCAATGAGGCTATGGGAGAACCATACCACAGGTCCACACAGGCCTCTCTGGGGATCTACAGATGGGAGAGCAGCCAGAAGGTCATtatacaaatgaacaaaaaagggTGGAGGCACTAAAAGTCAATAACATGATTCAGTATGAGAGGCTATGTCATTTAACTTTAAACCACTGAGTAGGAAAACATAGAATTACTGCACAcactgttagctagctagtcaGCTGTCCACATGTAAACAGCAGCTAAACCAGCTAGCTAGGTtg harbors:
- the ralaa gene encoding ras-related protein Ral-A, which gives rise to MAAAKPKGQNSLALHKVIMVGSGGVGKSALTLQFMYDEFVEDYEPTKADSYRKKVVLDGEEVQIDILDTAGQEDYAAIRDNYFRSGEGFLCVFSITELESFAATVDFREQILRVKEDENVPFLLVGNKSDLDDRRQVSADEAKARAEQWGVCYVETSAKTRANVDKVFFDLMREIRARKMEDSKEKNGKKKSKSLAKRIRERCCIL